The Thioalkalivibrio thiocyanodenitrificans ARhD 1 genome window below encodes:
- a CDS encoding ParA family protein has protein sequence MYPEDAAFRKVLVLNPKGGAGKSTLATNLAAYYAVRGLRATLMDMDAQGTSMRWLGKRGEDRPGVHPLKAFDLPANVTRSFAMQPPADTQRLVVDTPAGVSRDELRELTRDADRILIPVLPSDIDIHAATRCVGDLLLAAKIPRSDNRIAVVANRVKRNTLVFRALMRFLTSLEIPVAGVLRDSQNYVRAFEAGRGIHELRGGTQARDVAQWTSLVGWVEEGRVPAIESLWEDPARERKPGPESLVSDLSRT, from the coding sequence ATGTATCCGGAAGATGCGGCATTTCGCAAGGTGCTGGTCCTGAATCCGAAGGGCGGGGCCGGCAAGTCGACGCTGGCCACCAACCTGGCGGCCTATTACGCCGTTCGGGGATTGCGCGCCACCCTCATGGACATGGATGCCCAGGGCACGAGTATGCGCTGGCTCGGAAAGCGCGGCGAGGACCGCCCCGGTGTCCATCCCCTGAAGGCATTCGACCTGCCCGCCAACGTGACCCGCAGCTTTGCCATGCAACCGCCCGCGGACACGCAGCGTCTGGTGGTGGACACGCCCGCCGGTGTCTCCCGGGATGAGTTGCGTGAGCTGACGCGCGATGCCGACCGTATCCTGATCCCCGTGTTGCCCTCGGATATCGACATCCATGCGGCCACCCGGTGCGTCGGGGACCTGTTGCTGGCGGCGAAGATCCCCCGCTCGGACAATCGCATCGCCGTGGTCGCCAACCGCGTCAAGCGCAATACCCTGGTGTTCCGTGCCCTGATGCGCTTTCTTACCAGCCTGGAGATCCCGGTGGCGGGCGTGCTGCGCGACTCCCAGAATTATGTGCGCGCCTTCGAGGCGGGCCGGGGGATTCATGAGCTGCGCGGCGGCACCCAGGCCCGGGATGTGGCCCAGTGGACCAGCCTGGTGGGCTGGGTGGAGGAGGGCCGGGTGCCCGCCATCGAGTCGCTCTGGGAGGACCCGGCCAGGGAGCGGAAACCAGGTCCGGAGAGCCTGGTTTCGGACCTGTCCCGCACCTGA
- a CDS encoding gamma-glutamylcyclotransferase family protein, with protein sequence MNRLRYLAYGSNLHPERLRKRVPTAELEGRVCLTGWRLTFHKRGYDGSGKGHLVATERAADRVWCAIFTFPARDRGPLDEAERGYGITALTLPDGSRAFTYLALPERLDTRAVPYDWYRDLIATGARYLGAPGDYVAAIAGHPAIADPDSARVAHHRRMLADLADLPGWKPGP encoded by the coding sequence ATGAACCGGCTCCGGTACCTGGCCTATGGCTCCAACCTGCATCCCGAACGCCTGCGCAAGCGTGTGCCCACGGCCGAACTGGAAGGACGGGTGTGTCTCACCGGCTGGCGTCTCACCTTCCACAAACGCGGTTATGACGGTTCCGGCAAGGGCCACCTGGTGGCCACTGAGCGGGCCGCGGATCGTGTGTGGTGTGCCATCTTCACCTTTCCCGCCCGGGATCGCGGGCCCCTGGACGAGGCCGAACGCGGCTACGGCATTACCGCACTGACGCTGCCGGACGGCAGCCGTGCCTTCACCTACCTGGCCCTGCCGGAACGGCTGGACACCCGGGCCGTTCCCTATGACTGGTACCGCGATCTCATCGCCACCGGCGCCCGGTACCTGGGCGCCCCCGGGGATTACGTCGCAGCCATCGCGGGCCACCCGGCCATCGCGGACCCGGATTCGGCACGGGTGGCACACCACCGCCGCATGCTCGCGGACCTGGCGGATCTGCCTGGCTGGAAGCCCGGCCCGTGA
- a CDS encoding dodecin, translating to MSHVYKTLELTGSSTSGSDDAIRTAIERASKTVRNMDWFEVVETRGHIEDGKIAHWQVTLKIGFRLEG from the coding sequence ATGTCGCACGTCTACAAGACCCTGGAACTCACCGGATCGTCCACCTCGGGCTCGGATGACGCCATCCGCACGGCCATCGAACGCGCCTCCAAGACCGTCCGGAACATGGACTGGTTCGAGGTGGTGGAGACCCGCGGCCATATCGAGGACGGCAAGATCGCCCACTGGCAGGTGACACTCAAGATCGGATTCCGGCTGGAGGGCTGA
- a CDS encoding Rieske (2Fe-2S) protein has translation MTELCRLEQLDATGSLGLTVDLGRGPEEIFVVRRQDIVRAYRNSCPHTGGPLEWQDDAFLDEEGEHIVCATHGALFRIDDGYCLAGPCRRQSLSAVPVRLEGEKVVLA, from the coding sequence ATGACCGAACTCTGTCGACTCGAACAACTGGATGCCACGGGTTCCCTGGGTCTGACCGTGGACCTGGGCCGGGGCCCGGAGGAGATCTTCGTGGTGCGCCGCCAGGACATCGTGCGGGCCTATCGCAACAGCTGCCCGCACACCGGCGGTCCGCTGGAATGGCAGGATGACGCGTTCCTGGACGAGGAAGGCGAGCACATCGTCTGCGCCACCCACGGGGCCCTGTTTCGCATCGACGACGGCTACTGCCTCGCCGGACCGTGCCGGCGCCAGTCCCTGAGCGCCGTGCCCGTCCGACTCGAAGGCGAAAAGGTGGTGCTGGCATGA
- a CDS encoding AmpG family muropeptide MFS transporter codes for MNAWIESLKVYYDRRMLTLLALGFSSGLPAPLVFSNLSIWLRDEGVSRTDIGLFALATTPYAINFLWAPLVDRMPLPWLTARFGRRRGWTLFAQGWLILAIGFMALTDPSGNLMAVAVAALFVAFVSATQDIVIDAYRIDVLEPHQYGAGSAAAIWGWHLGGTLVGGAGGLYLASAFGWNVAYGVLAFAIGIGVLAILLSPEPTARPTAETVARERRVADRLHHMSWLRGRMADLTAWFYGAVVAPFADFMRRDGWVLILVFIFVFKFGDALLGRMSGVFYREMGFALVDIANVSKVYGLAANGVGIVVGGYLVFRLGVMKSLFFAGFAAASTNLTYSWLAMSGHDMTVFKIAVMSDNFTGGLATVAFVAYLSSLTNVAYTATQYALLASLGNLARIWLSASSGWMVDQLDGDWAIFFAMTAGLALAGLPLLLILMWRFPTPAPKRVEPPD; via the coding sequence ATGAACGCCTGGATCGAGAGCCTGAAGGTCTACTACGACCGGCGCATGCTGACGCTGCTGGCTCTGGGGTTCTCCTCCGGGCTGCCGGCGCCGCTGGTGTTCAGCAATCTCTCCATCTGGCTGCGCGACGAGGGGGTGAGCCGCACCGACATAGGTCTGTTCGCGCTGGCCACCACCCCCTATGCCATCAACTTCCTGTGGGCGCCGCTGGTGGACCGCATGCCGCTGCCGTGGCTCACGGCCCGCTTCGGACGGCGGCGGGGCTGGACGCTGTTCGCCCAGGGATGGCTGATCCTCGCCATCGGGTTCATGGCCCTGACCGATCCCTCCGGCAACCTGATGGCCGTGGCCGTGGCCGCCCTGTTCGTGGCCTTCGTCTCCGCCACCCAGGACATCGTCATCGACGCCTACCGCATCGACGTGCTCGAACCCCACCAATACGGCGCCGGCTCGGCGGCCGCCATCTGGGGCTGGCATCTGGGCGGCACCCTCGTGGGCGGCGCCGGGGGGCTCTACCTGGCGTCCGCCTTCGGCTGGAACGTGGCCTACGGCGTACTGGCATTCGCCATCGGCATCGGCGTGCTGGCCATCCTGCTGTCTCCCGAACCCACGGCCAGACCCACGGCCGAGACCGTGGCGCGCGAGCGGCGCGTCGCCGACCGCCTGCACCACATGAGCTGGCTGCGCGGTCGCATGGCCGACCTGACCGCCTGGTTCTACGGCGCCGTGGTGGCCCCCTTCGCCGATTTCATGCGCCGCGACGGCTGGGTGCTGATCCTGGTATTCATCTTCGTGTTCAAGTTCGGCGACGCGCTGCTGGGGCGCATGTCGGGCGTGTTCTACCGCGAGATGGGATTTGCCCTGGTCGACATCGCCAACGTCTCCAAGGTATACGGGCTCGCCGCAAACGGGGTCGGTATCGTGGTGGGCGGATACCTGGTGTTCCGCCTGGGCGTGATGAAATCCCTGTTCTTCGCCGGCTTCGCCGCCGCCAGCACGAATCTCACCTACTCCTGGCTCGCCATGTCCGGCCACGACATGACCGTGTTCAAGATCGCCGTGATGAGCGACAACTTCACCGGCGGGCTCGCCACCGTCGCCTTCGTGGCCTATCTCTCGAGCCTCACCAACGTGGCCTACACCGCCACGCAGTACGCCCTGCTCGCCTCGCTCGGCAACCTGGCGCGCATCTGGCTTTCCGCCTCCAGCGGCTGGATGGTGGACCAGCTGGACGGGGACTGGGCGATCTTCTTCGCCATGACCGCCGGTCTCGCCCTGGCGGGCCTGCCGCTGCTGCTGATTCTCATGTGGCGTTTCCCGACGCCCGCGCCCAAACGGGTGGAACCGCCCGATTGA
- a CDS encoding exodeoxyribonuclease III yields MRIITLNANGIRSAARKGFFDWLKQQQADVVCLQETKAQEHQLGDETFWPQGHFTYYYDAAKKGYSGVALFSRVEPDRIITGLGSEEFDQEARYIEAQFGKLSVISLYLPSGSSGEERQAAKYRFMDLFMNHLRALRRKRRQFVICGDWNIAHKPIDLKNWKSNQKNSGFLPEERAWLDALFDQVGWVDAFRVVDTRPEQYTWWSNRGQARAKNVGWRLDYQIVSPGLRDRIRSASIYTGERFSDHAPLIMDYDVPFPPEL; encoded by the coding sequence ATGCGCATCATCACCCTCAACGCCAACGGCATCCGTTCCGCCGCCCGCAAGGGCTTCTTCGACTGGCTCAAGCAACAGCAGGCCGACGTGGTCTGCCTCCAGGAGACCAAGGCCCAGGAGCACCAGCTCGGCGACGAGACCTTCTGGCCCCAAGGCCATTTCACCTACTACTACGATGCCGCAAAAAAGGGTTACAGCGGGGTGGCCCTGTTCAGCCGCGTGGAACCCGACCGGATCATCACCGGACTCGGCTCCGAGGAGTTCGACCAGGAGGCGCGTTACATCGAGGCACAGTTCGGGAAACTTTCGGTGATCTCCCTGTACCTGCCCTCCGGTTCCTCCGGCGAGGAACGCCAGGCCGCCAAGTACCGCTTCATGGACCTGTTCATGAATCACCTCAGGGCGCTGCGGCGCAAGCGCCGCCAGTTCGTCATCTGCGGAGACTGGAACATCGCCCACAAGCCCATCGACCTGAAGAACTGGAAAAGCAACCAGAAGAACTCCGGATTCCTGCCCGAGGAACGGGCCTGGCTGGACGCGCTGTTCGATCAGGTGGGCTGGGTGGACGCGTTTCGCGTGGTCGATACCCGGCCGGAACAGTACACCTGGTGGTCCAACCGGGGACAGGCCCGGGCGAAGAACGTGGGATGGCGTCTGGATTACCAGATCGTCTCGCCGGGCCTGCGCGACAGGATCCGCTCGGCGAGTATCTATACCGGGGAGCGATTCTCCGATCACGCACCCCTGATCATGGACTACGATGTGCCCTTCCCGCCGGAGCTCTGA
- the pyrE gene encoding orotate phosphoribosyltransferase, with translation MKTYRSEFLAFCLERGVLRFGEFTLKSGRVSPYFFNAGLFSTGSDLARLGSFYARAISDSGLAFDMLFGPAYKGIPLAAATAIALARHHDRDLPWCFNRKEAKDHGEGGNLVGAPLAGRVLIVDDVITAGTAIRESVDIIRAAGAQPVGVAIALNRQERGRGERSAIQEVEAEFGLSVVSIATLDDLIAFMRERGGLDAHLKAVEAYRAQYGI, from the coding sequence ATGAAAACCTACCGGTCCGAGTTTCTTGCCTTCTGCCTGGAGCGCGGCGTGCTGCGCTTCGGGGAATTCACCCTGAAGTCCGGCCGTGTCAGTCCGTACTTCTTCAATGCGGGCCTGTTCAGCACGGGCTCCGACCTGGCCCGCCTGGGCAGCTTCTACGCCCGGGCCATCAGCGACTCGGGGCTGGCATTCGACATGCTCTTCGGCCCGGCCTACAAGGGGATCCCGCTGGCGGCGGCCACCGCCATCGCCCTGGCCAGGCATCATGACCGGGATCTGCCCTGGTGCTTCAACCGCAAGGAAGCCAAGGATCACGGCGAAGGCGGCAACCTGGTGGGCGCGCCGCTGGCGGGTCGTGTGCTCATCGTGGACGACGTGATCACTGCCGGGACCGCCATCCGCGAGTCGGTGGACATCATCCGTGCCGCCGGCGCGCAGCCCGTGGGCGTGGCCATTGCGCTCAATCGCCAGGAGCGTGGCCGGGGCGAACGCTCGGCCATTCAGGAAGTGGAGGCCGAGTTCGGCCTGAGCGTGGTCAGTATCGCCACCCTCGATGACCTCATCGCGTTCATGCGCGAACGCGGCGGCCTCGATGCGCATCTCAAGGCGGTGGAGGCCTACCGGGCGCAGTACGGGATATAG
- a CDS encoding LysE family translocator, translated as MFPIEIWIAYSVACVLLVLSPGPDNLLAIGRGLSQGRLAACVSGMSSGSGILFHVGAATFGLTVLLQTSVVAFWVVKILGAAYLLWLGIKVLRSRQLFSCEPAEKAPLRSVASTAFLSAALNPKPGLFVLAFIPQFVSPERGSVTVQMLVYGIWFALLTAVGFALMGVFASGLSAWLRARPRIVAGLNVGAGLAFVGTGLSIAALKQR; from the coding sequence ATGTTTCCCATAGAGATCTGGATTGCATACTCCGTAGCATGCGTTCTTCTCGTGCTCTCGCCCGGTCCGGATAACCTTCTGGCCATCGGCCGGGGACTCAGTCAGGGCCGGTTGGCCGCCTGCGTGTCGGGTATGTCGTCGGGTTCCGGCATTCTCTTCCATGTTGGCGCTGCCACCTTTGGTCTTACGGTGCTGCTACAGACCTCGGTGGTGGCTTTTTGGGTGGTCAAGATCCTTGGCGCTGCCTACCTGCTTTGGCTCGGTATCAAGGTGTTGCGCTCGCGCCAACTCTTTAGCTGTGAGCCGGCGGAAAAAGCCCCGCTGCGTTCGGTCGCCTCAACGGCGTTCCTCTCTGCGGCTCTTAACCCAAAGCCCGGTTTGTTTGTGTTGGCGTTCATTCCGCAGTTCGTCAGCCCGGAGCGAGGCTCCGTCACAGTGCAGATGCTCGTTTACGGAATCTGGTTCGCGCTCCTGACGGCCGTTGGGTTTGCCCTGATGGGCGTATTCGCCTCTGGCCTGAGCGCGTGGCTTCGCGCGCGTCCGCGTATTGTGGCGGGCCTGAACGTCGGCGCAGGTCTGGCATTCGTGGGTACGGGGCTGTCCATCGCAGCCCTCAAGCAGCGGTAG
- a CDS encoding ABC transporter ATP-binding protein, protein MTSVEPAIRVTGLAKIFGTVRAVEEVSFRVPRGSTTALLGPNGAGKTTTLAMLLGLMTPSAGEIRVLGEDMGRHRYRVLGRMNYASPYTDLPQRLTVRENLMVYGRLYGVRNLPARIRALAAELDLEAHLQRPYRNMSAGQRTRVALAKGLLNEPELLLLDEPTASLDPDTADRVRGWLEAYRVRSGATIVLASHNMPEVTRLCDQVVMMRAGRIVDTGTPAALIRRYGRQNLEEVFLDVARQVTTGAPPHDVP, encoded by the coding sequence GTGACCTCCGTCGAACCGGCCATCCGGGTCACGGGACTCGCCAAGATCTTCGGCACGGTGCGCGCCGTGGAGGAGGTCAGCTTCCGCGTGCCCCGCGGCAGCACCACCGCCCTGCTCGGCCCCAATGGCGCAGGCAAGACCACCACCCTCGCCATGCTGCTGGGCCTGATGACGCCCAGCGCCGGCGAGATCCGCGTGCTGGGCGAGGACATGGGCCGCCACCGCTACCGGGTGCTGGGCCGCATGAACTACGCCTCCCCTTATACCGACCTGCCCCAGCGACTCACGGTGCGGGAAAATCTCATGGTCTACGGGCGGCTCTACGGGGTGCGCAACCTGCCCGCGCGCATCCGCGCGCTGGCGGCCGAACTGGACCTGGAGGCACATCTGCAACGCCCGTACCGCAACATGTCGGCCGGCCAGCGCACCCGCGTGGCGCTGGCCAAGGGGCTGCTCAACGAACCGGAGTTGCTGCTGCTGGACGAACCCACGGCGTCGCTGGATCCGGACACGGCCGACCGGGTGCGCGGTTGGCTGGAGGCCTACCGGGTACGCTCCGGCGCCACCATCGTGCTTGCCTCCCACAACATGCCGGAGGTGACGCGCCTGTGCGACCAGGTGGTCATGATGCGCGCGGGCCGGATCGTGGACACCGGCACCCCGGCGGCCCTGATCCGGCGTTACGGCCGGCAGAATCTGGAGGAGGTCTTCCTGGATGTGGCGCGGCAGGTCACCACAGGAGCGCCACCGCACGACGTCCCATGA
- a CDS encoding PfkB family carbohydrate kinase: protein MSHILVIGNATMDIVNTVDHYPVEDEELRATGQQVTPGGNAANSARVLVQLGHRVDLAAVLALEPDGERLSGMLRERGVGVDCCARHEGRTPCSYVTLSARTGSRTIVHFRDLPEMDAAHLRTVPVEHMDWVHLEARDARTTAALLHALRPRLVDQPVSLEVEKERPDVDTLFSLPDVVLFSRPFARGRGFDSARDFLEHTGANCPGRILVCTWGEAGAWALDHDGGMHHAPAAAPPRVVDTLGAGDTFNAGLIHGLAGGRNVPEALDLAVRLAGRKVGQRGLDGLKDVI, encoded by the coding sequence ATGTCCCATATCCTCGTCATCGGCAACGCCACCATGGACATCGTCAACACCGTGGACCACTACCCGGTGGAGGACGAGGAACTGCGGGCCACAGGGCAGCAGGTGACGCCGGGCGGCAACGCCGCCAACAGCGCGCGCGTGCTGGTGCAGCTCGGGCACCGGGTCGACCTCGCCGCCGTGCTGGCCCTGGAGCCGGACGGGGAACGCCTGTCGGGCATGCTCAGGGAAAGGGGCGTGGGCGTGGACTGCTGCGCCCGGCACGAGGGCCGCACTCCCTGCTCCTATGTCACCCTCAGCGCGCGGACCGGCTCGCGCACCATCGTGCATTTTCGGGACCTGCCGGAGATGGATGCGGCGCACCTGCGCACGGTGCCCGTGGAACACATGGACTGGGTGCACCTGGAGGCACGGGACGCACGGACCACCGCTGCGTTGCTGCACGCGCTGCGCCCCAGGCTGGTGGACCAGCCGGTGTCCCTGGAAGTGGAGAAGGAGCGTCCCGACGTGGACACGCTGTTCTCCCTGCCCGATGTGGTGCTCTTCTCCAGGCCGTTTGCCCGGGGGCGGGGCTTCGACAGCGCCAGGGACTTTCTGGAACACACCGGCGCGAACTGTCCGGGGCGGATCCTGGTCTGTACCTGGGGAGAGGCGGGCGCCTGGGCACTGGATCACGACGGCGGGATGCATCATGCGCCTGCCGCGGCACCGCCCCGGGTGGTCGACACACTGGGGGCGGGGGACACCTTCAATGCCGGGCTCATTCACGGCCTCGCCGGAGGCCGCAACGTACCGGAGGCCCTGGACCTGGCCGTTCGCCTCGCCGGGCGAAAGGTGGGTCAACGGGGGCTGGACGGACTGAAGGATGTGATATGA
- a CDS encoding DODA-type extradiol aromatic ring-opening family dioxygenase: MASPVLYIPHGGGPMPLMDDPSHRDLVAFLKAVPARLGTPAAILVVSAHWEAEIPTLTGAPRPKLIYDYYGFPDETYRIRYPAPGDPQLANRLHGMLRSAGLEGRVDAQRGFDHGLFVPLGLMYPDARIPCIELSLLGHLEPGAHIALGRALAAVREDNVLVLGSGFSFHNMQALLDPRVGDPREVDAFHDWLIETCTSLELAPAERERRLIGWRDAPAARFCHPREEHLLPLHVCYGLASGRTPAAQAVFDGPVMGRRAVALLW; encoded by the coding sequence ATGGCATCCCCCGTCCTCTATATCCCCCACGGTGGCGGCCCCATGCCCCTGATGGATGACCCCTCCCACCGTGATCTGGTGGCCTTCCTCAAGGCCGTTCCTGCCCGGCTGGGGACACCCGCGGCGATCCTGGTGGTCAGCGCGCACTGGGAGGCGGAGATTCCCACGCTGACCGGTGCGCCCCGGCCGAAGCTGATCTACGACTACTACGGCTTTCCCGACGAGACCTACCGCATTCGCTATCCGGCGCCGGGCGATCCGCAACTGGCGAATCGGCTGCATGGCATGCTGCGGTCGGCGGGCCTCGAAGGGCGTGTGGATGCGCAGCGGGGGTTCGATCACGGCCTGTTCGTCCCCCTCGGGCTGATGTACCCGGATGCCCGCATCCCCTGCATCGAGCTGTCATTGCTCGGACACCTGGAGCCGGGCGCGCACATTGCCCTGGGCAGGGCGCTGGCGGCCGTTCGCGAGGACAACGTACTGGTGCTGGGGTCGGGGTTCTCCTTTCACAACATGCAGGCGCTGCTGGACCCCCGCGTAGGTGATCCCCGGGAGGTCGACGCCTTTCACGACTGGCTGATCGAGACCTGCACGTCGCTCGAACTGGCACCGGCGGAACGCGAGCGCCGGCTGATCGGCTGGCGGGACGCGCCCGCGGCGCGCTTCTGTCATCCCCGGGAGGAGCACCTGCTGCCCCTGCACGTGTGCTATGGGCTGGCGTCAGGCCGCACGCCGGCGGCGCAGGCGGTGTTCGACGGACCGGTCATGGGACGTCGTGCGGTGGCGCTCCTGTGGTGA
- a CDS encoding VanZ family protein — MNDPVTRKRWARIRIIAFWWFAALIIAGSVMPAAQVPETGLPDKLSHVAAYGILALLGLYAYPRHAPLVLAGAFGLGAALEVVQHFIPTRTFEWLDIAANGAGVLLGFLVVTVVNRKVVGS, encoded by the coding sequence ATGAACGACCCCGTCACCCGCAAGCGCTGGGCCCGGATACGGATCATCGCCTTCTGGTGGTTCGCGGCACTGATCATTGCCGGCAGTGTGATGCCTGCCGCCCAGGTCCCGGAGACCGGACTCCCGGACAAGCTGAGCCACGTGGCGGCCTACGGCATTCTCGCGCTGCTCGGCCTGTATGCATACCCGCGGCACGCACCGCTCGTGCTGGCGGGCGCATTCGGCCTGGGCGCGGCCCTGGAGGTGGTGCAGCATTTCATTCCCACGCGCACCTTCGAATGGCTGGACATCGCGGCCAATGGCGCAGGGGTACTGCTGGGCTTCCTGGTGGTGACTGTGGTGAACAGAAAGGTCGTCGGCTCGTAG
- a CDS encoding VOC family protein translates to MHKSRLGNIVIDCQTDDLLSEARFWSAALGYPLPRDPDETSNFIQLETPPGDVQVIVQRVHHEARAHLDIETDSIESEAARLGQLGATVVSRNDGWVVMQAPSGHRFCVGSPYRGGFDQGASTWE, encoded by the coding sequence ATGCACAAAAGCAGACTCGGAAACATCGTCATCGACTGCCAGACTGACGACTTGCTGTCAGAAGCGCGATTCTGGAGTGCCGCACTGGGTTACCCGTTGCCCCGTGATCCGGATGAAACCAGCAACTTTATCCAGCTCGAAACGCCTCCCGGCGATGTACAGGTCATCGTTCAGCGCGTTCATCATGAGGCACGCGCTCACCTGGACATCGAGACAGACTCGATAGAATCAGAGGCGGCGCGATTGGGACAGTTGGGCGCAACAGTCGTATCCCGCAACGACGGATGGGTGGTCATGCAAGCGCCGAGCGGGCATCGGTTCTGCGTGGGCAGTCCCTATCGTGGCGGCTTCGATCAGGGGGCCAGCACCTGGGAGTGA
- a CDS encoding DMT family transporter, translating into MVSLSTTFVVLAALCWGLSGGIGGILTGQGWDPVVVSFYRGAIGFLFVLVWLALRPRGSGLASRRLWFWSAVAGVGVAGNFAFYFISIAEGSVAVAATLMYCAPVFVYLVSFTLKLESPTLFKWAAIALVMLGVVLLTGIYEIGAGDVTPIAAGAGLLSGLSYAVFIFGFKYAAPHGSPQAILVIAFAVLAIILIWLGDADQTVAVLSTPSWPLFVVLGVLGAGLSFIFYIVGLNHTAPAVASVVAMVEPVTASLFGVVVLNESLVGLQIFGMGLILVTVTALSAYSRAQ; encoded by the coding sequence ATGGTGAGTCTGAGTACGACGTTCGTGGTGCTTGCGGCACTGTGCTGGGGCCTTTCTGGCGGGATCGGCGGCATTCTCACGGGCCAAGGCTGGGACCCGGTTGTGGTGTCGTTCTACCGGGGCGCCATCGGGTTCTTGTTCGTTCTCGTCTGGCTGGCGTTGCGCCCGCGCGGCAGCGGCCTGGCAAGTCGCCGCTTATGGTTCTGGTCGGCGGTCGCCGGTGTGGGCGTGGCCGGCAACTTCGCATTTTATTTCATAAGCATAGCGGAGGGCAGTGTCGCGGTTGCTGCGACCCTGATGTACTGCGCACCGGTGTTCGTCTATCTCGTGTCCTTCACCCTCAAGCTCGAAAGCCCCACGCTGTTCAAGTGGGCCGCGATCGCGCTGGTGATGCTTGGCGTCGTGCTGCTTACAGGTATTTACGAGATTGGGGCGGGCGACGTCACGCCGATCGCCGCCGGTGCCGGGCTGCTTTCCGGCCTGTCCTATGCGGTGTTCATTTTCGGTTTCAAGTATGCGGCACCTCACGGCAGCCCGCAGGCGATTCTCGTGATAGCGTTCGCGGTGCTCGCCATCATACTTATCTGGCTGGGTGATGCCGATCAGACCGTGGCAGTGCTGAGTACGCCGAGTTGGCCACTGTTCGTGGTGTTGGGGGTGCTTGGCGCCGGATTGTCGTTTATCTTCTATATCGTCGGCCTGAACCATACCGCGCCGGCCGTAGCGTCTGTTGTGGCGATGGTCGAGCCGGTCACCGCTTCGCTATTCGGCGTTGTGGTTCTGAATGAAAGCCTGGTCGGTCTGCAGATCTTCGGCATGGGGCTGATCTTGGTAACGGTCACCGCGCTGAGCGCGTATTCGCGCGCTCAATGA
- a CDS encoding YybH family protein, with translation MRLFESSEQAEAAFYDAFERADMDAMREVWADERGVCCVHPGGERLDGVAAVMDSWASILADGPMLRFRITHRQVRVSGDLAVHVLRENLYVDGALRGVALATNAYRRGESGWRMILHHAAPDPNPPGIEPPAPGGVH, from the coding sequence ATGCGACTTTTCGAATCCTCCGAGCAGGCGGAAGCCGCCTTCTACGATGCCTTCGAGCGGGCGGACATGGACGCCATGCGCGAAGTGTGGGCCGATGAACGGGGCGTGTGCTGCGTCCATCCGGGCGGTGAGCGCCTGGATGGCGTGGCCGCCGTGATGGACAGCTGGGCGTCCATCCTCGCCGACGGGCCCATGCTGCGTTTTCGCATCACCCACCGGCAGGTGCGGGTCAGCGGCGATCTGGCCGTGCATGTGCTGCGGGAGAACCTCTACGTGGACGGCGCCCTGCGCGGCGTCGCGCTGGCCACCAACGCCTATCGCCGTGGCGAGTCCGGCTGGCGCATGATCCTGCATCACGCCGCGCCGGATCCCAACCCGCCCGGCATCGAACCGCCCGCACCGGGGGGCGTTCACTGA